From Brassica rapa cultivar Chiifu-401-42 chromosome A06, CAAS_Brap_v3.01, whole genome shotgun sequence:
AGGCCTTGGTCTACTAAGGAGGACAAAATCCTAATCGGAGCTTGGCTTAACACGAGTAAGGATGCGGTGGTGAGCAATGAGCAGAAAGCTGCTAGGTTCTGGAGCCGCATTGTTGACTACTACAACAAAAGCCCTCAACTGGTGGGAACAGTGCCTAGAGAGCTTGGTCAGTGCAAGCAGAGGTGGGCTCGGATTAACGAGCAAGTGTGCAAGTTCGTAGGCTGCTATGACACAGCACTGAGGGAGCAGAGTAGTGGGCAAAACGATGATGATGTCATGATAGCTGCTTTGGATAACTTCTCCAATCAGTACTCGGTCAAGTTTAGCATGGAACATGCCTGGAGAGAGTTGAGGCATGACCAGAAATGGTCCTCTACCTATTTGGCTAAGGGGAGTGGGAAGGAAAAGCGCAAAGGGGTGGAGGGTgttagagaagaagaagtggTTAGACCCGTGGGGGTCAAGGCAGCTAAAGCTgctacgaagaagaagaagagtgttgCAGAAGAGTCCTTGTCTCAAATACAAGTCATAATGGAAATGAAAGATAAACTCTCTAAGCAGAAGTTGCTTGACCGTCTACTCGCCAAAAAAGATCCTCTTACTGAGATGGAAAAAGCTCTTCAGCTGAAACTTATGTCTAATATGTTATGAGTGTAGGTAGTAACATGTCGAGTAGTTAGCTGTTACAAGTAATTATTTCATGTTTGTTGTTTACTAACgcttgttttatttgttttagcaGGTGTAGAAGTCACGGGAGTGTCTGTCTGGAGTAGTCAGAGTCTGTTGGTCTTTATCGCATTCACGGGAGTTTGAAGTTTGTCACGGGTGTGGAGGAAGTCACGGGTGTCAAGGTTCACTTCTATAAGTGCAGCTGTTTTATCGTTTTAGTTTATTTCTTGTATGCAACTTTGTTCTCTTTCCCTACTTATTAGTACTTGTAATGTCTATCAAATTCTGAATGCTTCTCTTTGAATCAAACAAACTCTTCTCTATTAACTCTTTCAATCTCTTTAAACTTCTTGGTTCAAGCAAAATAGCACAGGTAGAAAGGTGAGAAGGTAAAACCGTGTCTTTAAACGTCTTGGTTCAAGGTAAAATCATTAACATTTGGTTAATCGAATACAAATCATCAACGTTTTATTTTGATCTATACTTAGTTTCCATTAGATCGAATACAAATCATCAACGTTTGTTAATTATTATCTATGAATTTAAACATGTTTagtttgaatttttaattatctaTGAAGTAATATGCAAAATTTTGGTTTCTTTCTTTCAGTTAAACGAACCATAATTTTTTTCCAGGAGATACTAAAAAAATGTCATCATCGTCATCCGATGAAGTTGAAGAAAGATTGGACGAAATTATCGACGATATCATAGATGAAACCTACATCAACATTTTGGAAGCCCAACCCTCTAAGCCGAAGAAACGCGCTTATATAGAACGAGACCGCGAAATCGGACACAACCGATTATGGAATGATTACTTCAGTGAAGATGCGACATTTCCGCCGTATTTATTCAGACGCCGTTTTCGTATGAATAAAGAATTATTCTTGCGTATTGTCCATCGCCTCTCAGAACACGTTCCATTCTTTCAACAAAGAAGAGATGCCACGGGGAGGTTTGGTCTTTCaccactacaaaaatgtacAGCCGCCATTCGTCTCCTTGCTTATGGTTCTGCAGCTGACGCGGTTGATGAATATCTCAGAGTTGGTGAAAGCACGGCAATTTCGTGTTTAAAGCATTTTAATGAAGGAATAATTCAGTTATTTGGTAATGAGTATCTACGAAGACCGACAGACGAGGATCTTCAGCGACTACTCCATATTGGAGAGATACGCGGGTTTCCGGGGATGGTAggaagcatcgactgtatgcattggaGGTGGAAAAATTGCCCAACGGCTTGGAAAGGACAGTACACCCGGGGATCAACAAAACCGTCAATTGTGTTAGAGGCAGTAgcttcacaagatctttggatatggcacgcttTCTTCGGTCTACCAGGtaccttaaacgatattaatgtcctcgatcggtctcctgtttttgatgacattattCAAGGTCGGGCTCCGAGGGTAGAGTACGTGGTCAACGGACACATGTATAATTTGGCGTACTACCTCACGGACGGTATTTATCCAaactggtcaacatttatccaatctatctcACTACCTCAAGATCCAAAAGCAGAGTTATTTGCTAAACTTCAAGAATCAACCCGGAAAGATGTGGAGCGGGCTTTTGGAGTTTTACAAGCTCGATTTGCGATTGTAAAAAATCCAGCTCTTTCATGGGATCAGCAACAGATAGGGATGAcaatgagagcatgtatcatactgcacaatatgatagtcgAAAATGAACGAGATGGATACGGCACTCAGTACGATCCAtctgaatttgaagaagaagatgtagcCAGCAGTTCACGGGTGCATAAGTCTCGTGGTACCGACATCCCTCCAAGCATCAATGAAATGCGTGCCACTCGGATTCAGATTCGCGAGTCGGAAATACATCATCAATTGAAGAATGATTTAATTGAGAATATTTGGAACAAATTTGGAgatgaaaattaataattattgtcattttatatgtttaatcatgtaataaataaatattaaaaaaattatcttttttcccatgttttaaaatttattaattttttattcttaaggaTTCCATTCATAGTAACACTATTGGACATACAAATTTCATTAGAATCCTTaactttaaaaacaaaaaaaataatagtataatacacttaaggactccaatggtgggaacaccattggagatgctcttaaatCCCGTTAATTGTCGTCGGCATTGCCTTTTTGTTTTTCCTTTAACCCTTTTTCAGTCCAAAATCTTTCCTTTCTATTTATCTtcctctagttttttttttttgctttttataAAAAGGGAGGAAttcaaacaaatattttaaaattcattcaaaTTAGTCCATctttattaacaaaataaaagctGGTCATACCAACACCAATTCAAATAATACTTTTAACGCTTAAGGATATCTAGATAGCCCTTGTTTAAATGtgattttgacaaaaataaagaaTCCATATAAACAATAAATACGGCTATCCACGAACCTAACAAAAATGGTTAGAGAGCATTTAGAATGGTCACATCTCTCTCGCTCTCGTGAATAAATGATATTCACGCGGAACAAATCACGAACGTAGTAGTAGTAACCACACGGGTAAATTACGGGACCAGTAAAAAAGGGCATTAATGTCAAAAACATTTTTGAATGAAACCGGGACCCACTTGATAGTTTAGTTTTAACTGTGTCTAACCACACACGATTCCCTCCCCTTCACACTACCCACACAGACAAGACAcaactctttctctctctctgtaatTTTTCGTGAGCAGTTGTTTGTCCCAAGAAATTAAACTCCGAGAAAAGAAAGGAATTTTCTTGGGGAACCAATTCGAGTAAAccggtggagaagaagaagaagcttctttgttctggagagagagagaggaaatgtCAACGAGTTCAGTGAATCAGAGAAACGGTACGCATAGAAGCTCTCTCAGAGCTCACTCCTCTGCTTCTACTTCCGCTGCTGCACACAAACCTTCCCTCAAATCTAAGACTGTGCTTCGGAAAAGCAGCCCCGCCGCGCTCGGTAGCGGCTCCTCCGCCGCGGCAGGTTCTAAGTCTGGAAACGGCGGCGACGCtggtggtaaaaaaaaaaataaaaaaactcctctgttcatttttttttttttacagtttcGTTTATTACAGTAATTAGAATGTCTCTGGATCAtgatctgcttttttttttttttggttgttatTGGTTGATGCTTTTTTTTTAGTTCCTGGGAGGGTTCGTGTAGCTGTAAGGTTAAGGCCAAGGAATGGCGAGGAGATGATCGCTGATGCTGATTTTGCTGACTGTGTTGAGTTACAGCCTGAGGTACAGtgatctatatatatacacactaaGCATGTGTGTATTGAAAATGTGGAGAGAGCTCGAATCAGTTTATATGTTTTGATTCGTTTTAGGTGAAGAGGTTGAAACTAAGGAAAAACAATTGGGACACTGATACGTTTGAGTTCGATGAAGTGCTTACTGAGTATGCTTCTCAGAAGCGAGTTTACGAAGTTGTGGCTAAACCTGTCGTCGAGGTACATTATAGAATTTGCACTATCACTCTCTTCCTCTTGTTGCTGAAAACATTTAGGTTGGGGTGCTAGTaaaccggatcccatcagaactccgtaAAAATAAACAGAGGTTATTAGCTCAAAAAGTACCCTGACCATTGTGCAAAAGGTCCCCAATTTCAAGTGACCGCTGggacgaaactaatattacatgttaTGGTTTTGGACCGTAGTCCTCctggtattaaaaaaaaaaacatttaggtGATgattttgcctttttttttgtagggtGTGTTGGATGGTTACAATGGGACGATAATGGCGTATGGTCAGACCGGTACTGGTAAGACATATACACTTGGGCAGCTCGGGGAAGAAGACGTAGCTGACCGTGGCATAATGGTTCGTGCTATGGAGGATATTTTAGCTCAAGTCTCCTTGGAGACTGATTCTATATCTGTCTCCTATTTGCAGGTGGTTATTATTTATCATTACAGctgttcttttttcttcttatttaatTTTGCTTGATGTATTTGTAAAATGCAGCTGTATATGGAGACAGTACAAGACCTTCTTGATCCGGCTAACGACAACATTGCCATAGTTGAAGACCCGAAAAGTGGAGATGTTTCTCTTCCAGGTGCCACCTTGGTCGAGATTAGAGACCAACATAGCTTCTTGGAACTGCTTCAACTAGGAGAAGCTCACCGGTTCGCTGCTAACACTAAATTAAACACCGAGTCATCCCGTAGTCATGCTATCTTAATGGTGAATAATTACTGATCCTATGTTTTTACTTAGAGAGTGTTGTCTTTTGCTTATTCAACTCATCAACTAAACTTGCAGGTTCATGTCAGACGCTCTTTAAAAACAGAAAGTAATGGAAACTCACACATGACTAAATCTCTCAAGCCTCCTGTTGTCCGGAAGGGGAAACTAGTTGTGGTGGATCTCGCTGGCTCGGAACGTATCAGTAAATCAGGTTGAGTACTCTTACATCTACAATCTCACTTTTgtgttatgatttattttttttattttcttgtgttAAGAGTGTTTGTTAATATACTTAACCAGGAAGTGAGGGGCATACACTGGAGGAAGCCAAATCTATCAATCTCTCTCTGAGTGCGCTTGGCAAATGCATCAATGCACTTGCTGAGAACAGTTCTCATGTTCCGTTCCGTGACTCAAAGCTAACCAGATTGCTTAGAGATTCATTTGGAGGCACTGCGAGGACATCATTGGTTATTACAATTGGTCCATCACCACGACACCGAGGAGAGACAACAAGCACTATAATGTTTGGTCAAAGGGTAGGGAACCATATCTCTTTGTGTGACTCctttattcttattattatgATGGCtacgtttttaaattttggggtTATTATTTAATTAGGCAATGAAAGTGGAGAATATGGTGAAGTTAAAGGAAGAGTTTGATTACAAAAGCTTGTCTAAAAGGCTTGAGGTACAACTAGATAGTCTAATCGAGGAAAACGAAAGGCAGCAGAAGGCATTCGTTGATGAGATTGAGAGAATAACCGTAGAGGCACATAACCAAATCTCTGAGGCTGAAAAGAGATATGCCAATGCACTAGAGGTACGTGATGGAACAGAACCTTGCCTTTCTTGGTGTATGGATTCAGTCATCATCATATCTGTTGTTGTGTGTAGGAGGAGAAGCTAAGGTATCAGAATGATTACGTGGAATCAATAAAGAAGCTGGAGGAGAACTGGtcaaagaatcagaagaagctGGCTGCTGAAAGGCTTGCACTCGGAGAGAAAAATGGCCTAGACATCACATCAAATGGAAACGTAACGTCTCTCTCTCGTCATGCATGTTATTTGTTCATCCTTGTAGATATAGTCTCGTTGAACCTTTCTGTTACAGAGATCCATTGCTCCAGCATTAGAGGAAGTCTCTGAACTGAAAAGAATGGTTCAGAAAGAAGCTCAGCTGAAGATGGCGGCTGAAGAGGAAGTGAATAGACTGAAACTGCAACTCACCGAGTCTAAAAAAGTTGAAGTATATCCCTAAAGCCTTTCCTTTTGTCTGTGGATTACTTATTTTCAAACTTAAAAGTCTTATTGAGCTATAATTCATTAGGTATCAGGAAACTCTGAGATCATGAGACTCCATAAGATGTTGGAAACTGAGacacaacaaaaagaaaaactagaaGAGGAAATAGCGACGCTGCATACTCAGTTACTGCAGTTGAGTCTTACTGCTGACGAGGTAACTAATACAAAAAGCATGTTCTAGATAAAATATCTGAGGGTGTCCTGTTTTAATCATTCTTTATATATGTTTGGCAGACAAGGCAAAACCTAGAGAGACATGGTTCACAGAAAACATCTGGTGGTGCTCTAGATTCTTTTATGTCTCAGTTAAAACTTCCTCAGTTACAAGATCCAGGAAATGCTGAGAAACCTCCTGTAGCTAAACTATTTGAACAAGGTAAATCTCTAGTTGTTTTCAAAACCATCCCTTGTTTGTTTTCTATTCAAATACAataagaacatatatatatatatatggcttCTTACAAACGTTTTTCTCTTGAAGTTGGGTTGCAAAAGATTTTGTCTCTTCTTGAAGCTGAAGATGCTGATGTAAGGATTCATGCTGTCAAAGTAGTGGCAAATCTGGCTGCCGAAGGTTTCCTTCTTCAaccttctatatatatatttttcttagtaCCATGACCTATTCAGAGAGTAATTATATCTTTGAATTGTTTGTTGTATGTAAAAAATCAGAGGCAAATCAGCAACAAATCGTGGAAGCTGGTGGTCTCACTTCATTACTGATGCTTCTGAGAAATACAGAAGATGAAACAATTCACAGAGTTGCTGCTGGTGCAATCGCCAACCTTGCAATGAACGGTAATAAAATGTTGTTCTCATTGGTGTCCATTCACTTAGtttatcatattatatttttttttttgtattttgtttaatgaaccagtttatatttacttctttaacTTCAGAAACCAACCAAGAGCTGATTATGGATCAAGGAGGCATTGATTTATTGTCATCAACAGCAGCTAATGCTCAAGACCCTCAAACTCTTAGGATGGTTGCTGGAGCCATTGCTAATCTATGTGGAAATGGTATCTTCTATTCAGAATACATAATATCTTTTTATTGACTAGATTCTGAGACACAATATCTTTTTCCGACATAGATAAATTGCAGACAAAGCTTGTTAATTAAAAATCCGATATACCtcggtaaaaaccaaaaaactcactattaacctgcaatctgataccattgatccggcaaaacataaaatatctgatagtgtttttttaaaaaaatgattaaattactcatatattttttaatattacataaattagtgattctttagaatttgatgaaattttattatgtcatccaaataaaaaatgataatataaaaaacttattaatatgacaatattagtttatttttcgttattaataacctattataagtttgtgttttattttagatttaaaaatttattttaagatagtttttaaaatattattgaacacTCGTAAATGTcatatcaatattatgtataaaatgacactatacatgaaaaaatgatattcaaatatgtatataatatatgatgtaggatataggattttggtttgtattgaaaatctgtataatattcaaatgatcaattttatatattgatatgtatatttaagaaaataatattttcatttttgttaatttatttataggtcattatacatttataattatattaaatttaaagttagtatatcttttaaatatatatataggcccATTATTTATAGATTCATTTAGGTGTATTTGTAGGCCTAAAACCAAAAGATTTAAATgccattaatgaattttattaatcctttgtaaaaataaatggtATTTTTGAGAAAACTGCAATTTTTATTAAGGGTATAATTTGGGAATGATCTACTTTTAATgatattgattaaaaaaaacatatttcaattttattatgtCAGCTATAATTGTttctatttcaaatatattttattatattaaatgaaattCATAAGTTTTTTGTTTCGTTATGGTGAACATACTATtagaactatttttatatattcaaactgatatttaaatatgtacataaatatatgttttgattGCAGTTTCATTATTGATGCTATAAGGATTTGTTCAGTTACCATTAGATGATAATGAAAAGGTGATATAGCATAAAACAAATTGTGTTTAAAATGACAatagttatataatatttattgacGAATATTTATGAAACGATCACtatttaatacattttaatatgGCAATGAAGATTCGGAGAAGAAATAGGAACACACATTTCTTGTTGTAACATCTTAGTTTAATTAGTTGTGTATAATAGAGTAATTAATGGAAGTAATTAATAGTAGGACCAAAATTATTTAGTTAATGAATAAGTGCAACAACATTTtctaagtagattttttaggactccttcccttttaatagtattgatttcaTGAATCAGGAAACGATAATACAAAAGTGGCTTTTTATAGAATGAAGAAACTCATAGTTTTTTGCTTGAAGAGAATATTCAACTTGGCAAAGTATCTCCTTGAGGAAGGTCCCTACATAATAAGTACATATAGTTTGAGTGCTTTGAATTATTTGTCTTCTTTATACATCAATATTGCGGGGTATATAAAAGCACAGAAACGacatttataaagaaaatcatTTGACATTTGATTATAAACATATACTCGATTGAGGTAACGAGACAAAGCCATGACGTTTGGATCAGGTCTGACAGAACTAGGAATCTTACAAAACAACCATATCATACTGTATATCATGTGGACGTTGGAACAACTGTTTTTGGCGAATTCACAAATTGTCATCTTAATACCAATCCACAATGAGTTGAGTGTTCACTAGTTTGTATTTTGTATAATCGatcaaataaatttatgatATGAAACCCAAAAGTTCATTTCACCTTTTTTTAGAAAAGAGcacattcaaaattttgaatggAAAACTTTGGGGCGATTTGAcaaatttactttttttctaTGGGGACCCCTTAGAGCAACTACAACGGTGTATTTATCGAATCCTTAAGCCCAAGTCCTTATGGGTTTtggattataataataataaatgggCTCGTATTGAGAAGGATTaatccttatggaagaggtttTCGATACCCAATCCTTATCGACGTGGCATTTGAGACGCTGAATAATCTCGTGTTTATTTGTGGTGAAAAAATCATCACGGTGAAGGAAAAACAAAAGCTCAACGGCGATTCCGATCCTCGGCGAAGATCAGGTAAATCAGTGGGTTCCTCTCTTGATTCGATTAGggtttcttcttggggagatTGATTTCGTTCTCATTTGTGGTTTAGATTTCATATATGGATTTTGAATCGATTAGggtttcttcttggggagatTGATTTCGTTCTCATTCGTGTTTTCTATTTCATATTTGTATTTTGAATCGATTAGGGTTTCTAGTTGGGTCGCGACTTTGGGTTCGGCTTAGGTGTATTCGAAAAGATTTGGGGATGTTTTGATAAACGGTTTTCAATCGATTATGGGGTTCAACCCGAAAATAATTTGATGGTTTCAGAGATGGAACGGGTGGTCATTCATTTGTTTGTTATATGTTTGTTATGTGTTGCTATAAATCTGTTCATGTCTTTTGCGTTTGTTTGTCTTATTCTCACTgcgtaaacatttttttttcaggtttagTCATCATGGGACAAGATTATTCATACACACAGCCTTCTTCATCAGACGAGCTTGACTTGACGTATCTTCTTGAAGCAGAAGCTCAAATTTACAAGGATGAAGCTGAGAGTAGTTTGTACATTGCAGAGTCGTTTCAGTACACACCTTCACCCGAGGCTGACGATGGAATACCGACGACTTGCTACTGTGGTTCTGAGCCGGAAATTGCCAGATCTCACACGCATAAAGATCCAGGGAGAAGGTACTACACCTGCCCCAATGTGGATGATGGGGAATGCCACATTTGGAAATGGTGGGACGTAGCTGTTACGGAGGAGATGACTGAGGTTAAGAGAGAAATGAGGCTGCTTAAGGATCAAGCTTTTCAGTGTGATCAGAACGTGGTTAAGCTACAGAAGACAGTTTGTGAGCTACAGAAGACCGTCTGCGAGCAAAAGAAGAGCGTATGGGCGGTCAAGAAGCCCTATATGAGGATAATGGTCTCAGTCTTGACCGTTCTTTTAGGTTTCGCGGTCATGTACATGTCTGGTAAGTATGTGTACTCTGCTTTGGTATTGTTAAAGCCATTTTGTATAACGTTGTGACTGTTTGATCTCATTTATTTGCAGGAATAAGTTCGAAGACGTAAAGCAAAGTCTACAAAAGCAGTGTCTCTTTAACTAGGTACAATACTAAACCTTCAttctctcttttgtttcaaaTATAAATGCAAGTAGCTACCAAATATAAATGCAAGTACCTAAACCTTCATAGtctctttaaaattttcaaCGCCTCGGATTTGATTGGTTATAATGTTTTCCAGCTTTACAAATGGGTCTTAGGTTGATTTGATTGGTGTTTAATAGAACTAGTTAGCTTCCCAACTGCAACTTTAAATGTTTCTTAGTTTAAGCTCCCCTACTTAAGTTAGCTACCAAAATTCTGAGTTAGACAAATCTGAAAACATGGCTGCGAACAATACAAGTTATGTTAACCTCCTGTTTAGTCAATCTCAGTCCCCAGTGGACCTTGATTCACCAATAAGCAGGAACTAAGAGAGGGAAGTCACTCTTAATAGAAGATGGTGCACTCTCTTGGATTGTTCAAAATGCCAAAACCGAAACTACAGCTATTAAGCGGCATATCGAATTAGCTCTCTGCCACTTAGCTCAACACGGTAAATTGTATTGGTTTGCATCGATTAAAAAAACTGCTGAATCATTACTTAAACACAATGTTTTGAGAATTGCAGAAGGGAATGCGAAAGAGATGGTAAAGGAAGGAGCAATATGGGAACTGGTGAGGATCTCAAGAGAATGTTCGAGAGAAGACATAAGAAGTCTTGCTCATAGGACTCTCACTTCAAGTCCCACTTTTCTTACTGAACTTAGACGTCTTCGTGTTGATATCCGGTAAAGCCGGTTTTAACTTCTTTAACTTAGACGCTTTGTTGTCTGATTTTTTGCTTTTCTTTCGGTTTAGGCTGGTTTGTGGTTTTCTTCGTGGCTGtggctttttgttttgtttgaatgTGTATATTATTTTGGTGGTTTTGTTTGTGTATATTGACGTATtagttcaaaattttataataaattatgcATCAGTTTTTTCGGATGGTGTTTTCGATTAATTTGCTTCATCTGGCAGTCAGTTCAGCTCTCAAGAGGAGCAttctatacatattttaatataaacaatACGCAAACAAAACCAAGAGGAGTCTGTCTAGTCTGTAGATCAGACTTGAATGAAACGATTTTTCCataccatttaaaaaaaaaaattggtatgaACATCCAAAAAATCAGTCTACGCTGCCTAATTGCTGCTTAGCAGTGTTcaattttttgaacattgaCTTGAATGAATCATTAAAATGTTTGgtgtaaacatatatttttacatatgttAGTTGGAAATGATCAATGCAGTCTCAGAACGCATACTGCGTGCGAATACATATATAAGTGGTGCGGTTGAACTGCGACTCAAACAACGGCTCTTTTAAAGTTCGGATGCAGATACACGATTTACGAGATCTTGCATGCATACAAACATGTTGGATAGACATGTATTCATGAGTTCATCATCTATGGACCAAATCCAGAAAGAAAATATAAccaaaatatatacatagaCTGTGATAAGGGTCCATTAAAAAGGCTTATACATAGAATGTGATGGGCTGTACATGCTAGCCCTGGAGCCACAACGAGCCTTCCCCAATTGTATGGATATTGTGCATGTGGATATTGTATAGTGATTCTATGTTCTGGTATGGAAAAAAACTTATACGCTTAACTCTTTATTCTGCATTTGCTTTGGCTTTTCGATTTCTTGTAGATATCATGTGGGGAACAAGAAAATATcgtcaatattttttaatgttaaaaccaGAATATGTTCTCATCACCTCGTATCTCTAACGTAATGATCACTGAGTTGTGATATAACTTTGAAATCATAGGCATATTACACCAATATCCGAAttgacaaaaaacaaaaaaaggtcTATCTATACCATCCACAAACACGCACGATTTGGGTATGTGCCGGCATGAAGCGGCGTTGTCAAATTTCTTCTGTAATATAGAGAAT
This genomic window contains:
- the LOC103872003 gene encoding kinesin-like protein KIN-UA isoform X3; translation: MSTSSVNQRNGTHRSSLRAHSSASTSAAAHKPSLKSKTVLRKSSPAALGSGSSAAAGSKSGNGGDAGVPGRVRVAVRLRPRNGEEMIADADFADCVELQPEVKRLKLRKNNWDTDTFEFDEVLTEYASQKRVYEVVAKPVVEGVLDGYNGTIMAYGQTGTGKTYTLGQLGEEDVADRGIMVRAMEDILAQVSLETDSISVSYLQLYMETVQDLLDPANDNIAIVEDPKSGDVSLPGATLVEIRDQHSFLELLQLGEAHRFAANTKLNTESSRSHAILMVHVRRSLKTESNGNSHMTKSLKPPVVRKGKLVVVDLAGSERISKSGSEGHTLEEAKSINLSLSALGKCINALAENSSHVPFRDSKLTRLLRDSFGGTARTSLVITIGPSPRHRGETTSTIMFGQRAMKVENMVKLKEEFDYKSLSKRLEVQLDSLIEENERQQKAFVDEIERITVEAHNQISEAEKRYANALEEEKLRYQNDYVESIKKLEENWSKNQKKLAAERLALGEKNGLDITSNGNRSIAPALEEVSELKRMVQKEAQLKMAAEEEVNRLKLQLTESKKVEVSGNSEIMRLHKMLETETQQKEKLEEEIATLHTQLLQLSLTADETRQNLERHGSQKTSGGALDSFMSQLKLPQLQDPGNAEKPPVAKLFEQVGLQKILSLLEAEDADVRIHAVKVVANLAAEEANQQQIVEAGGLTSLLMLLRNTEDETIHRVAAGAIANLAMNETNQELIMDQGGIDLLSSTAANAQDPQTLRMVAGAIANLCGNGKTKAQRRFRSSAKIRFSHHGTRLFIHTAFFIRRA
- the LOC103872003 gene encoding kinesin-like protein KIN-UA isoform X1 translates to MSTSSVNQRNGTHRSSLRAHSSASTSAAAHKPSLKSKTVLRKSSPAALGSGSSAAAGSKSGNGGDAGVPGRVRVAVRLRPRNGEEMIADADFADCVELQPEVKRLKLRKNNWDTDTFEFDEVLTEYASQKRVYEVVAKPVVEGVLDGYNGTIMAYGQTGTGKTYTLGQLGEEDVADRGIMVRAMEDILAQVSLETDSISVSYLQLYMETVQDLLDPANDNIAIVEDPKSGDVSLPGATLVEIRDQHSFLELLQLGEAHRFAANTKLNTESSRSHAILMVHVRRSLKTESNGNSHMTKSLKPPVVRKGKLVVVDLAGSERISKSGSEGHTLEEAKSINLSLSALGKCINALAENSSHVPFRDSKLTRLLRDSFGGTARTSLVITIGPSPRHRGETTSTIMFGQRAMKVENMVKLKEEFDYKSLSKRLEVQLDSLIEENERQQKAFVDEIERITVEAHNQISEAEKRYANALEEEKLRYQNDYVESIKKLEENWSKNQKKLAAERLALGEKNGLDITSNGNRSIAPALEEVSELKRMVQKEAQLKMAAEEEVNRLKLQLTESKKVEVSGNSEIMRLHKMLETETQQKEKLEEEIATLHTQLLQLSLTADETRQNLERHGSQKTSGGALDSFMSQLKLPQLQDPGNAEKPPVAKLFEQVGLQKILSLLEAEDADVRIHAVKVVANLAAEEANQQQIVEAGGLTSLLMLLRNTEDETIHRVAAGAIANLAMNETNQELIMDQGGIDLLSSTAANAQDPQTLRMVAGAIANLCGNGLVIMGQDYSYTQPSSSDELDLTYLLEAEAQIYKDEAESSLYIAESFQYTPSPEADDGIPTTCYCGSEPEIARSHTHKDPGRRYYTCPNVDDGECHIWKWWDVAVTEEMTEVKREMRLLKDQAFQCDQNVVKLQKTVCELQKTVCEQKKSVWAVKKPYMRIMVSVLTVLLGFAVMYMSGKYVYSALVLLKPFCITL
- the LOC103872003 gene encoding kinesin-like protein KIN-UA isoform X2, with protein sequence MSTSSVNQRNGTHRSSLRAHSSASTSAAAHKPSLKSKTVLRKSSPAALGSGSSAAAGSKSGNGGDAGVPGRVRVAVRLRPRNGEEMIADADFADCVELQPEVKRLKLRKNNWDTDTFEFDEVLTEYASQKRVYEVVAKPVVEGVLDGYNGTIMAYGQTGTGKTYTLGQLGEEDVADRGIMVRAMEDILAQVSLETDSISVSYLQLYMETVQDLLDPANDNIAIVEDPKSGDVSLPGATLVEIRDQHSFLELLQLGEAHRFAANTKLNTESSRSHAILMVHVRRSLKTESNGNSHMTKSLKPPVVRKGKLVVVDLAGSERISKSGSEGHTLEEAKSINLSLSALGKCINALAENSSHVPFRDSKLTRLLRDSFGGTARTSLVITIGPSPRHRGETTSTIMFGQRAMKVENMVKLKEEFDYKSLSKRLEVQLDSLIEENERQQKAFVDEIERITVEAHNQISEAEKRYANALEEEKLRYQNDYVESIKKLEENWSKNQKKLAAERLALGEKNGLDITSNGNRSIAPALEEVSELKRMVQKEAQLKMAAEEEVNRLKLQLTESKKVEVSGNSEIMRLHKMLETETQQKEKLEEEIATLHTQLLQLSLTADETRQNLERHGSQKTSGGALDSFMSQLKLPQLQDPGNAEKPPVAKLFEQVGLQKILSLLEAEDADVRIHAVKVVANLAAEEANQQQIVEAGGLTSLLMLLRNTEDETIHRVAAGAIANLAMNETNQELIMDQGGIDLLSSTAANAQDPQTLRMVAGAIANLCGNGLVIMGQDYSYTQPSSSDELDLTYLLEAEAQIYKDEAESSLYIAESFQYTPSPEADDGIPTTCYCGSEPEIARSHTHKDPGRRYYTCPNVDDGECHIWKWWDVAVTEEMTEVKREMRLLKDQAFQCDQNVVKLQKTVCELQKTVCEQKKSVWAVKKPYMRIMVSVLTVLLGFAVMYMSGISSKT